The Lutibacter sp. A64 genome segment AAATAGCCTTTTTATTTTTTAAAACAAGCTCACTAGCTAACATAATTATACAAGCTGTAATTCCAGAACCACAAGAAAAAATTAAAGGATTGTCATCAACTTTTAAATTGTTGAACATGGATTTAAGAGCAGTTTCAGATTTAAATTTACCATCTTTAAGAACAGTACTATAAGGTAAATTTATAGAATTTGGGATATGACCACTTTTTAAATTAGGTCTTGGGTCTGGAGCAGTACCATTAAATCTACCTTCAGATCTAGCATCTAAAACTATTGCTTGTTTAGTTGATAAATTTGTTTTAATTTCATTTATATCCTTCACCAATTCCGGATGTAAAACAGCTTCAAAATTACCTAAACTATAGGTGTCTTTTTTAAAGGATTCTAATTCAAAACCCTCTTTATCCCAAGCGGGTAAACCGCCATTTAAAACAGCAATATTATTATGTCCCATAGTTTTAAATAGCCACCAAACTCTTGGGCTTGTATAAATACCTAAATTGTCATAAACCACAATTTTACTAGTTTTATTAATACCTAATTTACGACATTCTTGTTTAAATTGTTGTGTATTTGGTAGTGTATTAGGAAACGGCGCATTTTTATCGCTAAAAGAATTTTTTATATCAAAAAAACGTGCATTTGTAATTCGTAAATCTTCAAATTTAGATTTTATTCCAGAAATATTATTTTTTTGACTAGCATCTAAAATAATTAAATCAGGATTATTTAAGTTTTCATGTAACCATTTTACTGATACTAAGTTGGTTTTCATAAGTTTAAAATTGTTTTAAATATAGGTAAAGATACATTCAATTTTATTTTTTAAAAATTATACTGAATAAAGTTATTCAGTTTTAATTATTTTTTAAAAAAACACTTAAATTAGTGCAATATTCTATTCAATTAACTTAAACAACACTTTATGTATAATTTTAAAAACAAAAGTTGGATAATTTCATGTATTCTACTTCTATTTTTTATTGTTTCTATACAAGAGTCTAATGCTCAAAATAGAAAAAAGAAAAGTTCTAATACTACTAATAAATTTAAATTAAATAATAGCACATTAAATATGTTTAGTTTTAGAAGTATTGGTCCTGCAGCATATTCTGGTAGAATATCAGATTTTGCTGTAAACCCAAAAAATCCTTCAGAATATTATGTGGGAGTTGCTTCAGGAGGTTTATGGAAAACGATCAACCACGGAACTACATTTAAACCAATTTTTGATAATGAAGCTGTTTTTTCAATTGGTTGTTTAGCAATGGATCCAAATAATTCAAATGTTGTTTGGGTTGGTACTGGAGAAAATAATACACAACGTAATTTAGCGTATGGAGATGGTGTTTATAAAACCACAGATGGTGGTAAATCATTTACAAATATGGGGCTTAAAACAAGTTCTCAAATCGGTAAAATTATGATTGACCCAAGAAATAGTAATGTGGTTTATGTTGCAGCTCAAGGTCAAGCTTGGGGGCCAGGAGGTGAACGTGGTTTGTATAAAACTATTGATGGTGGAAAAACCTGGGATAGAATATTAGAAATAGGTGAATATACCGGTGTTTCTGATATGGAAATGGATCCTAGAAATCCTGATGTTTTGTATGCTGCTTCACATCAAAGAGAACGTAGGGTATATTCTAAAATTGATGGAGGGCCAGAATCAGCTATTTATAAATCTGAAGATGCGGGTGCAACTTGGCGAAAATTAAAAAAAGGATTGCCTTCGGGTGATGTTGGTAGAATTGGTTTGGCTATTTCTTCAAATCCAGATATTATATATGCTGTAATTGAACTTCCGGGTAATAAAGGAGGAACATATCGTTCTAATGATAGGGGAGAAAGTTGGGAAAAACAAAGC includes the following:
- a CDS encoding sulfurtransferase, yielding MKTNLVSVKWLHENLNNPDLIILDASQKNNISGIKSKFEDLRITNARFFDIKNSFSDKNAPFPNTLPNTQQFKQECRKLGINKTSKIVVYDNLGIYTSPRVWWLFKTMGHNNIAVLNGGLPAWDKEGFELESFKKDTYSLGNFEAVLHPELVKDINEIKTNLSTKQAIVLDARSEGRFNGTAPDPRPNLKSGHIPNSINLPYSTVLKDGKFKSETALKSMFNNLKVDDNPLIFSCGSGITACIIMLASELVLKNKKAIYDGSWTEWASTKNAPIDILN